One part of the Dysidea avara chromosome 10, odDysAvar1.4, whole genome shotgun sequence genome encodes these proteins:
- the LOC136267865 gene encoding protein adenylyltransferase SelO-like, with protein MLVKMLSSTMSIIYGSTVLELVLLQLLVTNASLLSDETCVAINSEKYMSIINHVNELRQCPKGKFFHLWRFSANSVLRTRFPIDSIEQNYVRKVSNVIFSVVKPFMLSDIKLVAVSSEALINILDLDPAVKYDSVFLNFVAGNWIHPSGVYLSHRYGGHQFGYWAGQLGDGRAILLGEYVNQKGEKWELQLKGSGRTPYSRVGDGRAVLRSSIREFLVSEAMYHLHIPTTRAASLVMSEDTVWRDQFYDGHPKLEKTAVVLRLSKSWFRIGSLEILHYSREYMLLKELVDFIIEDRFPWIGKQDRFLKFFATVVERTADLIAKWQAIGFTHGVCNTDNFSLLSVTIDYGPFGFMDNYNPGYVPNTSDDEGRYSFQNQPSVGYFNLEKLMIAMGSLLFQERAKIILYSYWETFQEKYILYMRQKLGLLNKEIEDELLIQDLLKIMVRFKADYTMTFRELSEISLEDLQLAKYPKAFWTLPNLSRKSHDSWTTWVKSYADRLQRNGPGVSDIVRMIKMQDVNPRYILRNYMAEKAIHLATVGNFTEVEQLLETLQNPFKQNLMADAKGYASSPPEWSKTIRVSCSS; from the exons ATGCTCGTGAAAATGTTAAGCAGCACTATGAGTATCATCTATGGCAGTACAGTACTCGAGCTTGTACTTTTACAGTTGCTGGTAACTAACGCTTCTTTACTTAGTGATGAAACATGTGTGGCTATCAATAGCGAGAAATATATGAGTATTATAAATCATGTAAATGAACTACGACAATGTCCAAAAGGCAAATTCTTTCATTTATGGAGATTTTCAGCTAACAGTGTTTTAAGAACGCGATTCCCCATTGACAGTATTGAACAGAATTATGTACGGAAAGTTTCAAATGTGATATTCTCGGTCGTCAAACCTTTTATGCTTTCTGACATCAAATTAGTAGCGGTGTCCAGTGAAGCACTGATAAATATTCTGGATTTGGACCCTGCTGTTAAGTATGATTctgtatttttaaattttgttgctgGTAATTGGATTCATCCATCAGGAGTGTACTTGTCTCACAGATATGGAGGACATCAG TTTGGCTACTGGGCTGGACAATTGGGAGATGGAAGGGCTATCCTCTTAGGGGAATATGTGAACCA AAAAGGAGAGAAATGGGAATTACAACTAAAAGGATCTGGGAGAACACCTTACAGCAG GGTTGGTGATGGTAGAGCTGTCTTGAGGTcatctattagagaatttcttGTCAGTGAAGCAATGTATCATTTGCACATACCAACCACAAGAGCTGCAAG TTTAGTAATGAGTGAAGACACTGTTTGGAGGGATCAGTTTTATGATGGACATCCTAAGCTAGAAAAAA CTGCTGTGGTGCTCCGTCTATCGAAATCATGGTTTAGGATTGGATCGTTAGAAATACTTCATTATTCCAGAGAGTATATGCTGTTAAAAGAATTGGTAGATTTTATCATAGAAGATAGATTTCCATGGATAGGAAAACAAGATCGGTTTCTT AAATTCTTTGCAACAGTTGTGGAAAGGACTGCTGACTTGATAGCTAAGTGGCAAGCAATTGGATTCACAcatg GTGTTTGTAATACAGACAACTTTAGTCTGTTGTCTGTGACAATTGATTATGGTCCGTTTGGATTTATGGACAATTACAACCCAG GATATGTTCCTAATACTTCAGATGATGAGGGAAGATATAGTTTCCAAAATCAGCCATCAGTTGGTTATTTCAATTTGGAAAAGCTGATGATAGCTATGGGTTCTCTTTTGTTCCAAGAAAG GGCTAAAATCATCCTTTACTCATACTGGGAAACATTTCAAGAGAA GTACATACTTTACATGAGACAAAAACTTGGTTTGCTAAATAAAGAGATAGAAGATGAGTTACTAATCCAGGATTTATTAAAA ATTATGGTTAGGTTTAAAGCTGATTATACTATGACGTTTAGAGAATTGTCTGAAATAAGCCTAGAGGACCTTCAGTtggctaaatatcctaaa GCATTTTGGACACTTCCTAATCTTTCTAGAAAAAGTCATGACTCATGGACAACTTGGGTCAAATCATATGCTGACAGACTGCAAAG AAATGGTCCAGGAGTGTCAGACATTGTCAGAATGATCAAGATGCAAG ATGTCAATCCTAGATATATTCTCAGGAACTATATGGCTGAAAAGGCAATTCATTTAGCTACTGTGGGAAATTTCACTGAA GTTGAACAATTACTAGAAACACTTCAGAATCCTTTCAAACAAAAT CTAATGGCAGATGCTAAAGGATATGCTTCTTCACCTCCAGAGTGGTCCAAGACAATAAGAGTCAGTTGTTCCTCATAA